The Antarcticibacterium sp. 1MA-6-2 genome has a window encoding:
- the panB gene encoding 3-methyl-2-oxobutanoate hydroxymethyltransferase, translating into MSIAKKQYKRITTKSLVEMKKNGEKIAMLTAYDFTMAQIVDGAGIDVILVGDSASNVMAGHETTLPITLDQMIYHAASVIRGIERSLVVVDLPFGSYQSDPKEALRSAIRIMKESGGHAVKLEGGKEIKDSIKRILNAGIPVMGHLGLTPQSIYKFGTYTVRAKEEEEAEKLKTDALMLEKAGCFAIVLEKVPAKLAREVAESLTIPVIGIGAVNGVDGQVLVTHDMLGMTHEFNPRFLRRYLDLHSQMTQAFENYRDDVKSKSFPSDEEQY; encoded by the coding sequence ATGTCAATCGCCAAAAAACAATACAAACGTATTACCACAAAGTCCCTTGTAGAAATGAAGAAGAACGGGGAAAAAATAGCAATGTTAACAGCTTATGACTTCACGATGGCACAAATAGTTGACGGTGCAGGAATTGATGTGATTTTAGTGGGCGATTCTGCAAGTAATGTAATGGCGGGACACGAAACGACCTTACCTATTACATTAGACCAAATGATCTATCATGCTGCAAGTGTAATACGTGGGATTGAGAGATCACTTGTTGTAGTAGATCTCCCTTTTGGAAGTTATCAAAGTGATCCAAAAGAAGCTTTGCGATCAGCTATAAGAATAATGAAGGAAAGCGGGGGCCACGCTGTAAAACTTGAAGGTGGAAAAGAGATAAAGGATTCCATAAAACGAATTTTAAATGCGGGTATTCCTGTAATGGGACATCTGGGATTAACCCCCCAGTCTATATATAAATTCGGAACTTATACTGTAAGAGCGAAAGAAGAAGAGGAAGCAGAAAAATTAAAAACTGATGCTCTTATGTTGGAAAAGGCGGGATGTTTTGCAATCGTCCTTGAGAAGGTTCCTGCCAAACTCGCCCGGGAAGTAGCAGAAAGTCTTACAATCCCCGTTATTGGAATTGGTGCTGTAAATGGAGTTGACGGGCAGGTATTGGTTACCCACGACATGCTTGGAATGACCCACGAATTTAATCCGCGGTTTTTAAGAAGATATCTCGATCTTCATTCTCAAATGACTCAGGCTTTTGAAAACTACAGGGATGATGTAAAAAGCAAAAGTTTTCCATCTGATGAGGAACAGTATTAG
- a CDS encoding nuclear transport factor 2 family protein translates to MSYIQTTHMKNTFLFLALMLTVITHGQSQQEEAEVKKVVLDFFDAFHQQDSVALRNLVHPSIKMQSIGKGREGKTKVSTSSYGDFLKSIAGIPSTTKFEEMLHSFKVQIDGPLAQVITPYSFVVNGQLSHCGVNSFTMVKEVDEWKIVYLIDTRKREGCDPL, encoded by the coding sequence GTGAGCTACATTCAAACCACTCATATGAAGAACACATTTCTTTTTCTGGCTTTAATGCTTACGGTTATTACTCACGGGCAATCTCAGCAGGAAGAGGCTGAAGTTAAGAAAGTTGTCTTGGATTTCTTTGATGCTTTTCACCAACAGGATTCGGTAGCACTTAGGAATCTTGTTCATCCTTCTATAAAAATGCAGTCTATAGGAAAAGGCCGGGAAGGGAAAACAAAAGTTTCTACCAGTTCCTATGGCGATTTTTTAAAATCTATTGCAGGTATTCCTTCTACAACTAAATTTGAGGAGATGTTGCATTCTTTTAAAGTTCAAATTGATGGTCCCCTGGCACAGGTTATTACTCCGTATTCATTTGTTGTTAATGGTCAATTGAGTCATTGTGGTGTAAATAGTTTTACAATGGTAAAGGAAGTTGATGAGTGGAAGATTGTTTATCTAATAGATACCCGCAAGAGAGAAGGCTGCGATCCTCTGTAA